A stretch of Microbacterium caowuchunii DNA encodes these proteins:
- the secF gene encoding protein translocase subunit SecF encodes MRSMGQLGNDLYTGKTSFPFIPRRRLWFIIAALLVIGSALVPLVRPVQFSIEFTGGSQFTVTGVSSPDQSLATVAVESVVPDATTKVATVGESAVRVQTDQMTPEETQAVSAALAETYGVDSTEVTSSFIGPAWGADVTRQSLWGLAIFLALTFLILALYFRTWKMSAAAIVGVVDVLIITVGVYALCGFPISPAAVIGFLTILSYSLYDTTVVFDKIRENTRDDGEISARTFGESVNLAVNQTLIRSINTTVVAILPTGAILFIGAFWLGAQTLTDISLSIFVGTIVAAYSTVFVAAPLYAFFREREPKILASDQRVLEARERAGAPV; translated from the coding sequence ATGCGCTCCATGGGCCAGCTCGGCAACGACCTGTACACCGGGAAGACCTCCTTCCCGTTCATCCCGCGCCGGCGGTTGTGGTTCATCATCGCGGCGCTGCTCGTGATCGGTTCCGCGCTGGTGCCGCTCGTGCGTCCGGTGCAGTTCTCGATCGAGTTCACCGGGGGATCCCAGTTCACCGTGACCGGCGTCTCCTCGCCGGACCAGTCGCTGGCCACCGTTGCGGTGGAATCGGTCGTCCCCGATGCCACCACCAAGGTCGCCACCGTGGGGGAGAGCGCCGTCCGGGTGCAGACGGATCAGATGACCCCCGAGGAGACCCAGGCGGTGTCCGCGGCCCTCGCGGAGACCTACGGTGTGGACTCGACGGAGGTCACCTCCTCGTTCATCGGACCGGCGTGGGGTGCGGACGTCACCCGGCAATCCCTGTGGGGGCTGGCGATCTTCCTCGCGCTCACCTTCCTGATCCTGGCGCTGTACTTCCGCACCTGGAAGATGTCCGCCGCCGCGATCGTCGGCGTTGTGGATGTGCTCATCATCACCGTCGGCGTCTACGCGCTCTGCGGGTTCCCCATCTCGCCGGCAGCCGTGATCGGCTTCCTCACGATCCTGTCCTACTCGCTCTACGACACGACCGTCGTGTTCGACAAGATCAGGGAGAACACCCGGGACGACGGGGAGATCTCCGCGCGGACGTTCGGTGAGTCGGTGAACCTCGCCGTGAACCAGACGCTGATCCGCTCGATCAACACGACCGTCGTGGCGATCCTGCCCACCGGGGCGATCCTCTTCATCGGCGCCTTCTGGCTCGGTGCGCAGACGCTGACCGACATCTCGCTGTCGATCTTCGTCGGCACGATCGTCGCCGCGTACTCGACCGTCTTCGTGGCCGCACCCCTTTATGCGTTCTTCCGGGAGCGGGAGCCGAAGATCCTCGCCAGCGACCAGCGGGTGCTCGAGGCGCGCGAGCGCGCGGGGGCGCCGGTCTGA